One segment of Neobacillus endophyticus DNA contains the following:
- a CDS encoding carbohydrate kinase family protein, whose protein sequence is MYDVTALGELLIDFTPYNSSHPSKVVFERNPGGAPANVLAGLTKLGKKTCFIGKVGDDQFGHYLKQVLLDTNICCEGLSFTQKANTTLAFVHLDENGERSFSFYRNPGADTMLTEDDINENIIAQTKIFHFGSLSLTNEPAATTTLKTIQVAKEQGKVVSYDPNLRPLLWKNLEHAKKMIKEGLKYANIVKLSEEELEFITGMTDLEKGTRQLVEQYNTELIFVTLGVEGCFYRKGENIGEIKSFKVNPVDTTGAGDGFFSGVLYKYLEKNKPIADLNIDDMKEITIFGNAVGAIVTTRKGAILSMPCMEEVMKLMNNQK, encoded by the coding sequence ATGTATGATGTAACAGCTCTTGGAGAGTTATTAATTGATTTTACTCCTTATAACTCTTCACATCCTAGCAAAGTTGTCTTTGAAAGAAATCCTGGTGGTGCCCCGGCCAATGTATTAGCGGGATTAACCAAATTAGGCAAGAAGACTTGTTTCATTGGTAAGGTAGGAGATGATCAATTCGGGCATTATTTAAAGCAAGTTTTATTAGATACAAACATATGCTGCGAAGGATTATCCTTTACCCAAAAGGCAAATACTACGCTGGCATTTGTTCATTTAGATGAAAATGGTGAACGCTCTTTCAGCTTTTATCGAAATCCCGGTGCGGATACCATGTTAACAGAAGATGACATTAATGAAAATATCATAGCTCAAACCAAAATTTTTCATTTTGGATCTCTTTCCCTCACGAATGAACCAGCTGCCACTACCACTCTAAAGACTATCCAAGTAGCAAAAGAACAAGGGAAAGTTGTTTCCTATGATCCTAATTTAAGGCCTTTGCTTTGGAAGAATCTAGAGCATGCAAAGAAAATGATTAAAGAGGGATTGAAATATGCAAACATTGTAAAGCTTTCGGAGGAAGAGTTGGAATTCATTACTGGAATGACAGATTTAGAAAAAGGAACAAGACAACTGGTTGAACAGTATAACACAGAACTTATATTTGTCACTTTAGGAGTAGAAGGCTGTTTTTATCGAAAAGGGGAGAACATAGGGGAAATTAAATCCTTCAAAGTGAATCCAGTTGATACAACAGGTGCGGGAGATGGATTCTTTAGTGGCGTTTTATATAAATATTTAGAAAAAAATAAACCTATTGCTGATTTAAATATCGATGATATGAAAGAAATTACTATTTTCGGAAATGCTGTTGGAGCAATTGTGACAACTAGGAAAGGTGCAATATTAAGCATGCCGTGCATGGAAGAAGTTATGAAACTAATGAATAATCAAAAGTAG
- the dcuS gene encoding DcuS/MalK family sensor histidine kinase, with product MKKGKLSLQAIIIIFVCIVVALSLGITDLIISKRITSSVEETQKEKALNIAKMTAVNPQVIGAFEGKVNKKEVQILSNQIKEKTNVNFVVVMDMKGIRLSHPDPSKVGKHFTGGDEGPVLKGKEYVSISKGTLGRSMRAFTPIKNSHGQQVGAVAVGISLENVTKAVHKGRMGIVIGTLIGILIGVVGAVVLARCIKKILLGLEPFAIAKLLEERSSMLQSVREGIIAIDQEGKITLVNRAARKLFKRAGLEGNPMGMNIEAYLPATRLTRIIKSGETELDQEQNLNGVTILVNRVPVVVGKEPVGAIATFRDKTEVQLLAEQLTGVRNYADALRAQAHEFMNKLHVILGLVRTEQYDTLANYVSETVHMRETEMGFVTKKIQDPVLAGFLIGKLSFARESGASLSFDCESKLPKPANSEITHELITIIGNLFDNAIEAIADSPNKKVDLKLDYAEDILTIEVKDTGMGMTKSLQNKILDKGFSTKGDNRGFGLYLLAQAIERLEGDLIISSKPGKGTNFVVYIPYKAEDE from the coding sequence ATGAAGAAGGGCAAACTTAGTTTACAAGCCATTATTATTATATTTGTATGCATTGTCGTCGCTTTATCACTTGGAATAACTGATTTAATAATAAGCAAAAGAATTACCTCCAGTGTGGAAGAAACACAGAAAGAAAAGGCCCTAAATATTGCAAAAATGACTGCCGTTAACCCACAAGTGATAGGGGCTTTTGAAGGGAAAGTTAACAAGAAAGAAGTACAAATATTAAGTAATCAAATAAAAGAAAAAACCAATGTTAACTTCGTTGTCGTTATGGATATGAAAGGAATTCGGCTTTCACACCCAGATCCCAGTAAAGTGGGGAAGCATTTCACTGGAGGAGATGAAGGGCCTGTTCTTAAAGGAAAGGAGTATGTTTCCATTTCAAAGGGAACTCTCGGTCGATCCATGCGAGCATTTACTCCAATAAAAAATTCACATGGACAACAAGTCGGTGCGGTTGCTGTAGGAATTTCTTTAGAAAACGTTACAAAGGCGGTACATAAAGGACGTATGGGGATTGTTATTGGGACGTTAATTGGCATCCTAATAGGTGTAGTAGGTGCAGTGGTCCTGGCAAGATGCATCAAAAAAATCCTTTTAGGACTCGAGCCATTCGCGATTGCTAAGCTGCTTGAAGAACGTAGTTCCATGCTTCAGTCTGTGCGTGAGGGAATAATAGCCATTGACCAAGAAGGGAAAATCACACTTGTAAACAGGGCAGCGAGAAAGCTTTTTAAGAGAGCCGGCCTTGAAGGTAACCCTATGGGGATGAACATTGAAGCTTATTTGCCAGCGACACGGTTAACTCGCATTATAAAATCGGGTGAAACCGAATTGGATCAGGAACAAAACCTAAATGGGGTGACTATTTTAGTAAACAGGGTTCCGGTAGTTGTGGGAAAAGAGCCGGTGGGAGCAATCGCAACATTCCGTGATAAAACGGAAGTCCAATTGTTGGCTGAACAGCTCACAGGTGTACGTAACTATGCGGACGCTCTCCGTGCCCAGGCACATGAATTTATGAACAAACTTCATGTCATCCTTGGCCTTGTTCGAACTGAACAATATGATACACTGGCTAACTACGTGAGTGAAACGGTACACATGCGAGAAACAGAAATGGGCTTTGTAACGAAGAAAATTCAAGACCCCGTTCTTGCTGGATTTTTAATTGGCAAACTAAGCTTTGCAAGAGAATCAGGTGCTTCACTATCATTTGATTGTGAAAGTAAACTTCCCAAGCCTGCAAACTCGGAAATTACACATGAGCTGATAACAATAATTGGGAATCTCTTCGATAATGCAATAGAGGCAATAGCGGACAGTCCAAACAAAAAAGTCGACCTGAAACTTGATTATGCAGAGGATATTTTAACAATCGAGGTTAAAGACACAGGGATGGGAATGACGAAATCACTGCAAAACAAAATATTGGATAAAGGATTCTCCACGAAAGGGGATAACCGCGGGTTCGGATTATATCTTTTGGCACAGGCAATAGAAAGACTGGAAGGGGATTTGATTATTTCGTCCAAGCCTGGAAAGGGAACAAATTTTGTCGTTTATATACCTTATAAAGCAGAGGATGAATAG
- a CDS encoding ABC-F family ATP-binding cassette domain-containing protein, with the protein MSVLNVQNLSHGFGDRAIFNNVSFRLLKGEHVGLVGANGEGKSTFMNIVTGKLQPDEGKVEWSRKVRVGYLDQHAVLQKGTTMRDALSSAFQYLFDAESEINELYAKMGDEGADIDALLAEVGELQETLDSNDFYRINAKVEEVARGLGLDDVGLDRDVDDLSGGQRTKVLLAKLLLEKPEILLLDEPTNYLDEQHIEWLKRYLQEYENAFILISHDIPFLNNVVNLIYHMENQELNRYVGDYDNFLKIYEMKKQQLESAYKRQQQEIADLKDFVARNKASVATRNMAMSRQKKLDKMEMIELGKEKPKPEFIFKEARAASRWIFTTEDLVIGYNEPLSRPLNLKMERGQKIAFVGANGIGKSTLLKSILGLINPISGKVERGEYQHIGYFEQEVKQSNYNTCIEEIWSEFPSMNQAEVRAALAKCGLTTKHIESKVEVLSGGEKAKVRLCKIINTETNLLILDEPTNHLDVDAKEELKRALKAYRGSILMVSHEPDFYREIATDIWNCEDWTTKVF; encoded by the coding sequence ATGAGCGTATTAAACGTACAAAATTTAAGTCACGGTTTCGGTGATCGTGCGATTTTTAATAATGTGTCTTTTCGACTTTTAAAAGGAGAGCACGTTGGACTAGTTGGGGCAAATGGTGAGGGTAAGTCTACCTTCATGAATATTGTTACTGGGAAGTTGCAACCCGATGAGGGGAAAGTGGAGTGGTCACGAAAAGTTCGTGTGGGTTATTTAGATCAGCACGCTGTACTTCAAAAAGGTACTACGATGCGTGACGCTTTGAGTTCTGCTTTTCAATATCTTTTTGATGCTGAATCAGAGATTAATGAACTTTACGCAAAAATGGGTGATGAGGGTGCAGATATCGATGCATTACTTGCAGAAGTTGGAGAGCTCCAAGAAACTTTAGATAGTAATGATTTCTATCGAATTAATGCAAAAGTTGAGGAAGTTGCTCGTGGTCTAGGATTAGACGATGTTGGACTCGATCGAGATGTAGATGATCTTAGCGGTGGGCAGCGTACGAAAGTGTTGCTAGCTAAACTTTTGCTGGAAAAGCCTGAAATCCTATTACTAGACGAGCCCACAAACTATTTGGATGAACAGCATATCGAATGGTTGAAACGCTATTTACAGGAATATGAGAATGCATTTATCTTGATTTCACATGATATTCCATTCTTGAACAATGTTGTTAACTTGATCTATCACATGGAAAACCAAGAGTTGAATCGCTATGTTGGTGACTATGATAACTTCTTAAAAATATATGAAATGAAGAAGCAACAGCTAGAGTCTGCCTACAAGCGTCAACAACAGGAAATTGCGGACTTGAAGGACTTCGTTGCTCGTAACAAGGCAAGTGTTGCAACTCGTAATATGGCGATGTCTCGTCAAAAGAAGCTCGACAAAATGGAAATGATTGAATTGGGGAAAGAGAAGCCGAAACCAGAGTTTATTTTCAAGGAAGCTCGTGCAGCTAGTCGTTGGATTTTCACGACTGAAGATCTTGTTATTGGTTACAATGAACCCCTTTCCCGCCCTTTGAATTTGAAAATGGAGCGCGGACAAAAAATTGCATTCGTGGGTGCAAACGGTATTGGTAAGTCTACTCTTTTAAAAAGTATCCTCGGGTTGATTAATCCTATTTCCGGTAAAGTGGAACGTGGTGAGTATCAACACATCGGCTACTTCGAGCAGGAAGTGAAACAGTCCAACTACAATACTTGTATTGAAGAGATTTGGAGCGAGTTCCCAAGTATGAATCAGGCTGAAGTCCGTGCCGCTCTTGCAAAATGTGGATTAACGACGAAACATATTGAAAGTAAAGTTGAAGTTCTTTCTGGTGGCGAAAAAGCCAAAGTTCGATTGTGTAAAATTATCAACACAGAAACAAATTTATTAATTCTAGACGAACCTACCAATCACTTGGATGTGGACGCAAAAGAAGAATTGAAGCGCGCTTTAAAGGCATATCGCGGAAGCATCTTAATGGTATCCCACGAACCTGATTTCTATCGTGAAATTGCGACTGATATTTGGAATTGTGAGGATTGGACTACGAAGGTGTTTTAG
- a CDS encoding NAD-dependent malic enzyme, whose protein sequence is MNVPENVIITTLKGKEVLSNPFLNKGTAFTKEEREDLGLDGLLPPQVLTLDEQASRAYEQYSMRTTNLFKNGLLYDLYNRNVVLFYRLLIEHLAEMLPIIYTPTVGEAIQSYSHSYRRPGGLYLSIDDPEGIEKAFYNLGQPKNGIDLIVVTDSESILGIGDQGVGGINIAIGKLAVYTAAAGIDPSRVLPVVLDVGTNNQALIADPIYIGNKFARVRGERYDQFIDLFVETARKFFPEVLIHWEDLGNVNARKILDKYADNILTFNDDIQGTGAVTLAAIMSALKVTEESLKDQRIVVFGPGAAGIGNADQMVDAMILEGLTREEAYKRFWAIDYRGLLTDETPDVLNFQKPYVRTANEVKDWDKNEDGIISLMEVVQRVKPTILIGTSGQAGAFTEEIVKEMAKHVERPIILPMSNPTALTEAVPENLIKWTGGKALIATGSPFANVEYNGVSYEIGQSNNAFVFPGLGLGAIVAKAEVISKGMFAAAAYAVARMSDSSKPGASLLPSIENLHEVSKYVAIEVVNAAIHEGIARADIQDIETAIEDAMWKPQYKEIKSVGNWTRINSYHY, encoded by the coding sequence ATGAATGTACCTGAGAATGTTATTATTACAACATTAAAAGGAAAAGAAGTTCTCTCAAATCCTTTTCTGAATAAAGGAACGGCCTTTACTAAAGAGGAAAGGGAAGACCTTGGACTCGATGGCCTGTTACCGCCCCAGGTGCTCACCCTTGATGAACAAGCAAGTAGGGCCTATGAGCAATATTCGATGCGAACTACGAATCTGTTCAAAAACGGTCTGCTTTATGATTTATATAACCGTAATGTCGTTTTGTTTTACCGGCTTTTAATAGAACACTTAGCAGAAATGCTCCCAATCATCTATACTCCTACTGTTGGTGAAGCGATCCAGTCATACTCCCATAGCTACCGCCGCCCGGGTGGCTTATATCTTTCAATTGATGATCCTGAGGGCATTGAAAAGGCATTCTATAATCTTGGACAGCCCAAAAATGGCATTGATTTAATCGTCGTTACCGACTCTGAAAGTATCCTGGGTATTGGGGACCAAGGGGTAGGCGGTATTAATATTGCGATTGGTAAACTTGCTGTATACACAGCAGCAGCGGGTATTGATCCAAGCCGTGTTCTGCCAGTCGTGTTGGATGTTGGTACGAATAATCAGGCTTTGATTGCCGATCCTATCTATATAGGCAACAAATTCGCCCGTGTCCGCGGTGAGCGTTATGATCAATTCATTGATTTATTCGTTGAAACTGCAAGAAAGTTCTTTCCAGAAGTTCTGATTCACTGGGAGGACCTTGGCAACGTGAATGCGCGTAAAATCTTGGACAAATATGCTGACAATATCCTTACCTTCAATGATGACATCCAGGGAACAGGGGCAGTGACCCTTGCTGCTATTATGTCTGCTTTGAAAGTAACTGAAGAATCTCTGAAGGACCAGCGCATTGTTGTCTTTGGACCAGGGGCTGCAGGTATCGGAAACGCAGACCAAATGGTTGATGCCATGATTTTAGAAGGGCTGACCAGAGAAGAAGCCTATAAGCGTTTCTGGGCGATCGACTATCGAGGGTTGCTAACGGATGAAACACCAGATGTTCTAAATTTCCAGAAGCCTTATGTAAGAACGGCGAATGAAGTAAAGGACTGGGATAAGAATGAGGACGGGATCATTTCATTAATGGAAGTCGTTCAGAGGGTGAAGCCAACCATCCTGATTGGTACTTCCGGACAAGCCGGCGCCTTCACGGAGGAAATTGTGAAAGAAATGGCCAAGCACGTTGAGCGTCCCATCATCTTGCCTATGTCCAATCCAACTGCATTGACAGAAGCAGTGCCGGAAAACCTGATTAAATGGACAGGTGGCAAGGCTCTCATTGCAACCGGCAGCCCGTTTGCCAATGTAGAATACAACGGTGTTTCCTATGAAATTGGTCAGTCAAATAATGCATTTGTATTCCCTGGTCTAGGTCTTGGAGCCATTGTAGCAAAAGCGGAAGTGATCTCAAAAGGAATGTTCGCAGCTGCTGCTTATGCGGTTGCAAGAATGTCTGACTCCAGTAAACCAGGAGCATCCCTGCTGCCATCCATTGAAAATCTCCATGAAGTCTCAAAATATGTAGCCATTGAAGTAGTCAATGCTGCTATACACGAAGGAATTGCGAGAGCGGATATTCAAGATATTGAGACCGCAATTGAAGATGCTATGTGGAAACCTCAATATAAAGAAATAAAGAGTGTGGGGAATTGGACAAGAATTAATTCCTATCATTATTAA
- a CDS encoding response regulator produces the protein MINVMIVEDDPMVAEINKQYLAKIYGFRLAATVNSVAEAIRVLGENDIQLILLDIFMPGKQGLELLAYLRKNDLEIDVIIISAASDLERIKRALRYGVVDYLIKPFEFERFNAALTTYLEQTRFINKQDSVSQQELDHLLLHRDEAVIAEELPKGLTKDTLKQVWDAIHELKDGPFSTDEVANVLGISSVSARKYLNFLKELGILEVKVIYGAVGRPVYQHEYNKFKEHLIKNFL, from the coding sequence ATGATTAATGTAATGATTGTCGAAGATGACCCGATGGTAGCAGAAATTAATAAACAATATCTTGCTAAAATTTATGGGTTCCGGTTGGCTGCAACAGTCAATTCAGTAGCTGAAGCCATCCGAGTTTTGGGAGAAAATGATATCCAGCTCATTCTTCTTGATATTTTCATGCCGGGAAAGCAGGGCCTAGAGCTATTAGCGTACCTTCGGAAAAATGACCTTGAAATTGATGTCATCATCATTTCAGCAGCCTCAGATCTTGAACGAATTAAGAGGGCATTAAGGTATGGTGTTGTCGACTATTTAATTAAGCCTTTCGAGTTTGAACGGTTTAACGCTGCACTTACCACCTACCTTGAGCAAACTCGTTTCATTAATAAACAGGATTCGGTTAGCCAGCAGGAGCTCGATCACTTACTTTTGCACCGAGACGAAGCTGTTATTGCAGAAGAACTGCCAAAGGGGTTGACGAAGGATACCTTAAAGCAGGTATGGGATGCAATTCATGAATTGAAGGACGGGCCTTTTTCCACTGATGAAGTAGCGAATGTTTTAGGGATCTCAAGTGTTTCGGCAAGAAAGTATCTTAATTTCCTAAAGGAATTAGGAATCCTTGAAGTAAAGGTGATCTACGGAGCGGTTGGAAGGCCTGTATACCAGCATGAATATAACAAATTTAAAGAGCACTTAATAAAAAACTTTCTGTAA
- a CDS encoding 2-keto-3-deoxygluconate permease, which yields MQIPIKKMLDKIPGGLMVVPLFLGVLTNTFFPQFLKIGGFTTALFSKDASSTILACFMFLIGSQINFKLAPKALKKGAILLTGKFIVGAGIGIGVAMLFGPAGILGLSPLAILAALLNANGGLYASLASSYGDETDVGAYALFSLKDGPFFTLVALGASGLASIPFHSLVAVLIPIVIGMILGNIDPDMRKFLGSSKLLLIPFFSFPLGAGMNLSIILKAGGPGIILGLIAAFTGIGAYVLLKLFKENPIVGLATGSTAGNAVATPAVVAAADHSLSSVAQAATAQVAAACVISAIICPIIVSYVHKMSEKKKAKELIQSAA from the coding sequence ATGCAAATTCCAATTAAGAAAATGCTTGATAAAATTCCAGGTGGTTTGATGGTGGTACCACTTTTCTTAGGGGTATTAACTAATACATTTTTCCCGCAATTTTTAAAAATTGGCGGTTTTACAACGGCATTATTTAGTAAAGATGCATCATCAACCATTTTGGCATGTTTTATGTTTTTAATTGGTTCACAAATTAATTTTAAATTAGCTCCAAAGGCATTAAAAAAAGGTGCAATATTATTAACAGGAAAATTTATAGTAGGTGCTGGTATAGGTATAGGTGTAGCAATGCTTTTTGGACCTGCCGGAATACTAGGATTATCACCATTAGCAATCCTTGCCGCGTTATTAAATGCTAACGGCGGATTATATGCATCTCTTGCTTCATCGTATGGTGACGAAACGGATGTTGGGGCATATGCGTTATTTTCTTTAAAAGATGGTCCATTTTTTACATTAGTTGCATTAGGTGCATCCGGCCTTGCCTCCATTCCTTTTCATTCACTTGTAGCCGTGTTAATTCCAATCGTAATCGGAATGATTTTAGGAAATATTGATCCTGATATGAGAAAGTTCCTTGGAAGCAGTAAATTATTATTAATCCCATTCTTCTCATTCCCATTAGGTGCAGGAATGAATCTCTCAATTATTTTGAAAGCGGGAGGTCCTGGCATAATATTAGGTTTAATAGCTGCATTTACTGGAATTGGAGCATACGTACTTTTGAAATTATTTAAAGAAAATCCTATCGTTGGTTTAGCAACAGGGTCAACTGCAGGAAATGCTGTAGCTACACCAGCTGTTGTTGCAGCAGCAGATCACTCCTTATCTTCAGTAGCACAAGCAGCTACTGCACAAGTTGCAGCAGCATGTGTCATATCTGCAATAATCTGTCCGATTATTGTTAGCTATGTGCATAAAATGTCCGAAAAGAAAAAAGCTAAAGAATTAATTCAAAGCGCAGCATGA
- a CDS encoding sulfite exporter TauE/SafE family protein gives MIITLTMFLMGILLGFIGAGGSGFIIALLTVVFGVPIQTALGTSLAAMVFTTMSGAYSHYRQGNMDVKTGITVGAFGAIMSFVGSKIAIWIPVHSLHFLTAGMLFLSAVMLMIRLFIVNRLKETNKRKTRSTGSFLMRAASVGIVTGILSGTFGIGSAPFIQLGLMVVLGLSVQESVGTTMLVILPIAFAGGSGYYFEGYFNVLLLVQVLAGTMIGSYIGAKFTNNVPLPILKSAMVLTPIMAGAILLIR, from the coding sequence TTGATTATCACACTTACTATGTTCCTAATGGGTATCTTACTAGGGTTTATTGGGGCCGGAGGATCCGGTTTTATCATCGCTTTGTTAACGGTTGTTTTTGGGGTGCCAATCCAGACAGCATTAGGTACATCTCTGGCAGCAATGGTGTTTACGACTATGTCCGGAGCTTACAGCCATTACCGGCAGGGAAATATGGATGTGAAAACAGGAATAACTGTAGGTGCATTTGGGGCAATTATGTCCTTTGTTGGTTCTAAGATAGCCATATGGATTCCGGTCCATTCACTCCACTTTCTCACAGCGGGAATGCTGTTTCTATCCGCTGTAATGCTGATGATCCGCCTTTTTATAGTAAATAGGCTAAAAGAGACAAATAAAAGGAAAACGAGATCAACTGGCAGCTTTCTAATGAGAGCAGCGTCTGTCGGTATCGTGACTGGTATTTTATCTGGTACGTTTGGTATTGGGTCGGCTCCATTTATCCAGCTGGGGTTGATGGTTGTGTTGGGTCTTTCTGTACAAGAATCAGTCGGCACAACGATGTTGGTTATTCTCCCCATCGCTTTCGCTGGCGGGTCAGGCTACTATTTTGAGGGCTATTTCAACGTCTTGCTTCTGGTCCAGGTACTCGCTGGAACGATGATTGGTTCTTATATTGGGGCCAAATTCACCAACAATGTTCCACTGCCAATTTTAAAAAGTGCAATGGTTCTCACCCCAATTATGGCGGGTGCCATTTTGCTAATTCGATGA
- a CDS encoding NAD(P)-dependent malic enzyme — protein METLRDKALQMHRDRQGKLEVKAKVEIKNANDLSLAYSPGVAEPCKEIYEDRNRVYEYTMKGNTIAVVSDGSAVLGIGNIGPEAAMPVMEGKAALFKSFANVDAFPICLNTQDVEEIIETVKRLEPTFGGVNLEDISAPRCFEIEERLKKETNIPIFHDDQHGTAIVTVAGLVNALKLVDKKMDEIKVVINGAGAAGVAIAQLLNRFGVYDVILCDTKGAIFENRKYGMNPIKENIAKQTNRNNAEGRLEEVIVGADVFVGVSVAGAITKEMILTMRRDAIIFAMANPIPEIMPDEAKAAGAKVIGTGRSDFPNQVNNVLAFPGIFRGALDVQATDINEEMKKAAVYAISSLISEGELSEDYVIPNPFDERVASAVAKAVATAAVETGVARKSFVSL, from the coding sequence ATGGAAACTTTGCGTGACAAAGCGTTACAAATGCACCGGGATCGACAAGGGAAATTAGAAGTGAAAGCAAAGGTAGAGATTAAAAATGCAAATGATCTGAGCCTAGCATATTCACCTGGTGTCGCGGAGCCTTGTAAGGAAATCTATGAAGATCGAAATAGAGTTTATGAATACACGATGAAAGGTAACACCATTGCCGTCGTTTCAGATGGTTCAGCTGTATTAGGGATTGGGAATATTGGACCGGAAGCAGCGATGCCAGTAATGGAAGGTAAAGCAGCTTTATTTAAGAGTTTTGCTAACGTTGATGCATTCCCTATTTGTTTAAATACACAGGATGTTGAAGAAATAATTGAGACAGTAAAGCGTCTTGAACCAACGTTTGGCGGGGTAAATTTAGAAGATATTTCAGCTCCAAGATGTTTTGAAATTGAAGAACGCCTGAAAAAAGAAACAAATATCCCTATTTTTCATGATGACCAACATGGTACCGCTATTGTAACTGTTGCCGGATTAGTAAATGCTCTTAAACTAGTAGATAAGAAAATGGACGAAATTAAAGTCGTCATAAATGGTGCGGGTGCTGCGGGTGTAGCAATTGCTCAATTGCTAAATCGCTTTGGTGTGTATGATGTCATTCTCTGTGATACAAAAGGTGCCATTTTTGAAAATCGTAAATACGGAATGAATCCAATTAAGGAAAATATCGCCAAGCAGACCAACCGTAACAATGCAGAGGGAAGGTTAGAGGAAGTAATTGTTGGGGCAGATGTTTTTGTTGGTGTATCTGTTGCAGGTGCAATCACAAAGGAAATGATTTTAACGATGAGAAGGGATGCCATTATTTTTGCAATGGCAAACCCTATTCCAGAAATAATGCCAGATGAGGCAAAGGCTGCTGGGGCAAAAGTAATTGGAACAGGACGTTCTGATTTTCCAAATCAGGTGAATAATGTGCTTGCTTTTCCAGGGATTTTTCGAGGAGCTCTTGATGTTCAAGCAACAGACATAAATGAAGAAATGAAAAAGGCTGCAGTATACGCCATTTCTTCGCTTATTTCAGAAGGAGAACTATCAGAAGACTATGTGATACCAAACCCTTTTGATGAACGAGTAGCATCTGCGGTAGCAAAAGCTGTTGCAACTGCCGCTGTAGAAACTGGAGTAGCTAGGAAATCCTTTGTAAGCTTGTAA
- a CDS encoding tRNA dihydrouridine synthase produces the protein MIDNFWRDLPRPFFVLAPMEDVTDVVFRHVVSEAGRPDVFFTEFTNSDSYCHPEGMKSVRGRLIFTDDEQPMVAHIWGDNPEYFHQMSIGMAELGFKGIDINMGCPVPNVASRGKGSGLILRPDVAAELIQAAKAGGLPVSVKTRLGYNDVNEWEEWLTHILKQDIANLSIHLRTRKEMSEVDAHWELIPEIKKLRDRIAPNTLLTINGDIPDRQTGLQLAEQYGIDGVMIGRGIFKNPFAFEKEPKEHSSKEYLDLLRLQLDLQDQYAEVLPRSITGLHRFFKIYVKGFRGAGELRNQLMNTKSTDEVRALLDNFGKEC, from the coding sequence ATGATAGATAATTTTTGGCGTGATTTACCTCGGCCATTTTTTGTACTTGCACCAATGGAAGATGTGACAGATGTTGTTTTTCGGCACGTAGTAAGTGAAGCCGGTCGACCGGATGTATTTTTCACAGAGTTTACAAATTCAGATAGCTATTGTCATCCAGAGGGCATGAAAAGTGTGCGTGGCCGATTGATTTTTACAGATGATGAACAGCCAATGGTGGCACATATTTGGGGGGATAATCCTGAATATTTCCATCAAATGAGTATTGGCATGGCAGAGCTAGGATTTAAAGGCATCGATATTAATATGGGCTGCCCTGTACCGAATGTAGCATCGAGAGGGAAGGGGAGTGGCCTTATTCTGCGTCCTGACGTTGCGGCAGAACTTATTCAAGCAGCAAAAGCGGGGGGACTGCCAGTCAGCGTGAAAACCCGACTTGGCTATAATGACGTAAATGAGTGGGAAGAGTGGCTAACGCATATTTTAAAACAGGATATTGCCAACCTTTCTATTCATTTGCGTACAAGAAAGGAAATGAGCGAAGTAGATGCGCATTGGGAGCTAATTCCGGAAATCAAAAAATTACGTGACCGTATCGCACCAAATACGCTACTAACAATCAATGGAGACATTCCTGACCGTCAAACTGGGCTGCAGCTTGCTGAACAATATGGTATTGATGGCGTTATGATCGGGCGAGGAATTTTTAAAAATCCTTTTGCTTTTGAAAAAGAGCCAAAAGAGCATAGTAGTAAAGAATACCTTGATCTTTTAAGACTTCAGCTTGATCTTCAAGATCAATATGCGGAAGTACTGCCACGTTCAATCACAGGGCTTCATCGCTTTTTCAAAATTTATGTCAAAGGATTCCGCGGAGCTGGTGAATTAAGAAACCAATTAATGAACACAAAATCAACAGATGAAGTGCGTGCATTACTTGATAACTTTGGAAAAGAATGTTGA